A stretch of the Candidatus Cloacimonas sp. genome encodes the following:
- a CDS encoding glyceraldehyde 3-phosphate dehydrogenase NAD-binding domain-containing protein, whose amino-acid sequence MELSLGNKKLLGINGLGRIGKLLLWNQIHLRHFDGIVVNCGRVVGKNLDDLIQVIEMDSTYGSIHKFLYGVVGKKAEIKILDEDIPLLEIEGIPIKILRTARDPKDINWLNEGVRIVVDCTGNFLDPALRSDSGKPCLHGHLDAGALKVICSAPFKIKSGNSMPDYAKTIIYGINHLEFNPREHNIISAASCTTTGLAYMLKPLMENQATSRILTASMSTIHSATNTQSILDSVPKTDATDLRKSRSVLNNIILSTTGVTKALEQVMPEIKHIGFMADSVRIPTTTVSLINLNVTFHTELDELGEPLVSRKLINDVYQKASEGSLKDLLIFSERQNVSADMIGTMAAVVIEAHETHTRTGFVTIPVSTLAAQGMETDKALELPVTHAKIFGWYDNELGSYVNCLSRLTNYIEEKTI is encoded by the coding sequence ATGGAACTGAGCTTAGGAAACAAAAAACTGCTGGGTATCAATGGTTTGGGCAGAATTGGCAAACTATTGTTATGGAACCAGATACATCTTAGGCATTTTGATGGAATCGTAGTAAACTGTGGCAGGGTGGTAGGCAAAAATCTGGATGACCTTATTCAGGTTATTGAAATGGATAGCACTTACGGTTCTATCCACAAGTTTCTCTATGGAGTGGTAGGTAAAAAAGCCGAAATTAAAATCCTTGATGAGGATATACCTCTTTTGGAAATTGAGGGCATCCCGATTAAAATATTAAGAACGGCTCGCGACCCAAAAGATATTAACTGGCTGAACGAAGGAGTGCGAATTGTAGTTGATTGCACGGGCAATTTTTTAGACCCCGCTTTGCGCTCAGATTCCGGAAAACCCTGTTTACACGGTCATTTGGATGCAGGAGCATTAAAAGTTATCTGCAGCGCACCTTTCAAAATTAAATCCGGAAATTCTATGCCGGATTATGCTAAGACAATAATTTACGGCATCAATCACCTGGAATTTAACCCTCGTGAACATAACATCATTTCTGCTGCTTCCTGCACTACAACCGGCTTGGCTTATATGCTTAAACCGCTTATGGAAAATCAGGCAACCTCCAGAATATTGACTGCTTCTATGAGCACCATTCATTCCGCTACTAATACTCAATCCATTTTAGATAGCGTTCCTAAAACCGATGCTACGGATTTGAGGAAATCCAGAAGCGTCCTGAATAATATTATTCTTTCTACTACAGGAGTTACTAAAGCTCTGGAACAAGTGATGCCCGAAATTAAACATATCGGTTTTATGGCAGATAGCGTTCGCATTCCTACAACAACCGTCTCACTTATAAACTTAAATGTTACTTTCCATACGGAATTGGATGAATTGGGAGAACCGTTGGTAAGCCGTAAACTGATTAATGATGTTTACCAAAAAGCATCGGAGGGTTCACTAAAAGACCTGCTGATATTCAGTGAGAGGCAAAATGTTTCGGCAGATATGATTGGAACTATGGCTGCTGTTGTTATTGAAGCACATGAAACACATACCAGAACCGGCTTTGTCACAATTCCTGTTTCAACTTTGGCTGCTCAAGGGATGGAAACGGATAAGGCATTGGAATTGCCGGTTACGCATGCCAAAATCTTCGGTTGGTATGATAACGAACTCGGCTCTTATGTCAATTGCCTTTCCCGGTTGACTAACTATATAGAGGAAAAAACGATTTGA